A portion of the Faecalibacterium sp. I3-3-89 genome contains these proteins:
- a CDS encoding DUF3847 domain-containing protein: protein MTQPKTDLAYLRSEKAKAEQQLRYYQHREKILEHQIPELTRKARVHRLCTRAGMLESFLIAPEELTNDQVMELLKIAFRQPEVALALAKMIHDLHESRSVPHPLE from the coding sequence TTGACCCAACCGAAAACCGATCTCGCCTATCTCCGCAGCGAGAAAGCCAAAGCAGAACAGCAGCTGCGCTACTACCAGCACCGGGAGAAAATTCTGGAACACCAGATACCGGAGCTGACCCGCAAGGCCCGTGTGCATCGGCTGTGTACCCGTGCCGGAATGCTGGAAAGTTTTCTGATTGCGCCGGAAGAACTCACCAACGATCAGGTGATGGAGCTGCTGAAAATTGCGTTCCGTCAGCCGGAAGTTGCGCTGGCTCTTGCAAAGATGATTCACGACCTGCACGAAAGCCGCAGCGTTCCGCACCCTTTAGAATAA
- a CDS encoding DUF4367 domain-containing protein, which translates to MSERTDISFDAALMMALRADAQRELDSLPTPKQFEEIYPDTSQWDERMTEALKKKKHHPVLKRVLIAALTLVMLTVGALAVSADFRRAVYTMIQKFLPIEMQLTYQVDGEPLEWLPDGYSDHYVPNGFEMDDVQKFERAENFLHVYSSKETEESYTVRCSIIQPGQQSLFDNEHTVYETVKVGEADGVLGTSTDEHGKNVYTLSWEHRGITHTVMGNIPYDEIMKIAEGIR; encoded by the coding sequence ATGAGTGAGCGGACAGACATTTCATTTGATGCGGCTTTGATGATGGCACTTCGTGCAGATGCGCAAAGAGAACTGGATTCGCTTCCAACGCCAAAGCAGTTTGAGGAAATCTACCCAGATACGTCCCAATGGGACGAACGAATGACAGAGGCCTTAAAGAAGAAAAAGCACCACCCAGTGTTGAAACGAGTACTAATTGCGGCATTGACACTCGTAATGCTGACGGTTGGTGCTCTTGCGGTCAGCGCTGATTTCCGCAGGGCAGTCTATACGATGATTCAAAAATTTCTGCCCATTGAGATGCAGCTGACTTATCAGGTGGATGGCGAACCGCTGGAGTGGCTCCCGGATGGATACAGCGACCATTATGTGCCGAACGGCTTTGAAATGGACGATGTGCAGAAATTTGAGCGAGCAGAAAACTTTTTACATGTTTACTCGTCAAAAGAAACAGAGGAAAGCTACACAGTCCGTTGCTCAATTATCCAGCCAGGGCAGCAGTCCCTGTTTGATAATGAGCATACAGTGTACGAAACCGTAAAGGTCGGAGAAGCAGATGGTGTACTTGGAACCAGTACGGATGAACATGGAAAGAATGTTTATACTCTAAGTTGGGAACATCGGGGGATTACACATACCGTTATGGGAAACATTCCATACGATGAGATTATGAAAATTGCGGAAGGTATCCGTTAA
- a CDS encoding RNA polymerase sigma factor: MTALLALYLSVLDDRNFEEDFTEVYNTYKRLVYHTAYKIMDDSYLAEDVLQEVFLYVAKNFSKIHRENCHELAAYLVSCSRSRAYDMLRKQREELLEDVPNEPDAAPVPDDAAVSTDNIERLTELIGQMKPMYRDPLRLLAMGYTNREIAKSLGLTDEVVRTRLFRGRKLLWKEMNSHE, translated from the coding sequence GTGACTGCGTTGCTTGCGTTATATCTAAGTGTGCTTGATGATCGAAACTTTGAAGAAGATTTTACCGAGGTGTACAATACATACAAACGGCTGGTTTACCATACCGCTTACAAAATCATGGATGATTCGTATCTGGCAGAGGATGTGCTACAAGAGGTATTTTTGTACGTTGCAAAAAATTTTTCTAAAATTCATCGAGAAAACTGTCACGAACTCGCTGCTTATCTCGTTAGTTGTAGTAGAAGCCGTGCATATGATATGCTTCGCAAACAACGAGAAGAATTGCTGGAAGATGTCCCAAACGAACCAGATGCCGCTCCGGTGCCGGATGATGCAGCAGTTAGCACCGATAACATTGAACGTCTAACAGAACTGATTGGCCAAATGAAACCGATGTACCGTGATCCGCTACGCCTTTTGGCAATGGGATATACAAACCGTGAGATTGCAAAATCGCTGGGATTAACGGATGAAGTGGTACGAACACGGCTCTTTCGAGGACGAAAACTATTATGGAAGGAGATGAACAGCCATGAGTGA